Proteins from one Thermococcus sp. JdF3 genomic window:
- a CDS encoding PH0542 domain-containing protein encodes MDGELDIREALATGEGVEEVLIRATASKETLKEVLLLLDDDLWTVQKNALRVIVEVVKDMPELHESLITKLMVMLRRSEAVPLTQEIARAFGVLAEVVPDTVSRVLPAIFANYRVGDPKIKVNMAYVLEEIMRVKPALLGNIFRDIGYMLTSRDTTDKLTALNFISALGENGIRYVSPFLPKLFSLLHDRDEVVRASTVETLVRIAELNEKLRKIIQAKLEEVDDRSDLVTKKVEEGLTRLAILDREG; translated from the coding sequence ATGGACGGGGAGCTGGACATCAGGGAAGCACTGGCGACGGGGGAGGGCGTGGAAGAAGTACTGATCCGCGCCACCGCCAGCAAGGAGACCCTCAAAGAGGTTCTTCTCCTTCTCGACGATGATCTGTGGACAGTACAGAAAAACGCCCTGAGAGTAATTGTGGAAGTGGTAAAAGACATGCCCGAGCTTCACGAGTCCCTAATAACCAAGCTCATGGTGATGCTGAGAAGGAGCGAGGCCGTTCCCCTCACCCAGGAGATAGCCAGGGCATTCGGAGTCCTCGCGGAGGTCGTGCCCGACACGGTATCCCGGGTTCTACCGGCAATATTCGCCAACTACCGCGTGGGAGACCCCAAGATAAAGGTGAACATGGCCTACGTTCTTGAGGAGATAATGAGGGTCAAACCCGCGCTGCTCGGCAACATCTTCAGAGACATCGGGTACATGCTGACCTCCAGGGACACCACCGACAAACTGACGGCACTGAACTTCATCTCGGCGCTCGGTGAAAACGGGATAAGGTACGTGAGTCCATTTCTGCCCAAACTCTTCAGCCTGCTCCACGACAGGGACGAGGTCGTTAGGGCCAGCACAGTTGAGACCCTGGTCCGTATAGCTGAGCTGAACGAGAAATTAAGGAAGATTATACAGGCCAAACTTGAAGAGGTAGA